The proteins below come from a single Drosophila kikkawai strain 14028-0561.14 chromosome 3R, DkikHiC1v2, whole genome shotgun sequence genomic window:
- the HSPBAP1 gene encoding HSPB1-associated protein 1 codes for MAASSRLRDLILNTRVPLVLDHFPLEWECFNGSLHDWCERFDQESPNPPAFELMALADTKTPQWERKRRSSPLHMQQFLHEYGVLEEEQTHWAAYQYKRAHEIPASCVKGIDFSSFGFPEHGNDFSLWLGSEQANTPCHYDTFGVNIVVQVHGCKSWLLFPPETPLQSTRVPYEESSVYCLENFYAPDPERMQELEALSMQAYHCNLQAGDVLIVPRHWWHYVEAKSTSLSVNYWVPLKDDMDLALDEFLVKHIVESFVKGESDQLKQYLLNPNQLEDVSATPSELYAQFERAVQSMESGQSGRKLWETDYLTQADFSRLLNTIHYTVRPLQVMSSDEFKLLLKENAKRHRADAAPSEPSPMSSTWELLVSSMCAPRVIAGMKREFFRRLRQGTSS; via the coding sequence ATGGCGGCAAGCTCGAGACTCAGAGATCTCATCCTTAACACCCGCGTGCCACTGGTCCTCGATCACTTTCCGCTGGAATGGGAGTGCTTCAACGGCTCCCTGCACGACTGGTGCGAGCGATTCGACCAGGAGAGTCCCAATCCGCCGGCCTTTGAACTGATGGCCCTGGCGGACACGAAGACGCCGCAGTGGGAGCGAAAGCGAAGAAGCAGCCCGCTCCACATGCAGCAGTTCCTGCACGAGTACGGCGTTCTGGAGGAGGAACAGACCCATTGGGCGGCGTACCAGTACAAGAGGGCCCACGAGATTCCCGCCAGTTGCGTAAAGGGCATCGACTTCTCCAGCTTCGGCTTCCCGGAGCACGGCAACGATTTCTCCCTGTGGCTGGGATCGGAGCAGGCCAACACTCCCTGCCACTACGACACCTTCGGCGTGAACATAGTGGTGCAAGTGCACGGCTGCAAGTCCTGGCTGCTCTTTCCGCCCGAGACGCCGCTGCAGAGCACCCGGGTTCCCTACGAGGAGTCCAGTGTCTACTGCCTGGAGAACTTCTACGCTCCCGATCCAGAGAGGATGCAGGAGCTTGAGGCCTTGAGCATGCAGGCCTACCACTGCAACTTGCAGGCGGGCGATGTGCTCATCGTTCCGCGCCACTGGTGGCACTACGTGGAAGCAAAGTCCACATCGTTGAGCGTCAACTACTGGGTGCCGCTCAAGGACGACATGGACTTGGCTCTGGACGAGTTTCTGGTCAAGCACATCGTGGAGAGCTTCGTAAAGGGTGAGAGCGATCAGCTAAAGCAGTACCTGTTGAATCCCAACCAGCTGGAGGACGTCTCTGCCACGCCCAGCGAGCTCTATGCCCAGTTCGAGCGGGCTGTGCAGAGTATGGAGAGCGGGCAGAGCGGCCGGAAGCTCTGGGAAACCGATTACCTTACCCAGGCGGACTTTAGCCGGCTGCTCAACACTATCCACTACACTGTGCGTCCCCTCCAGGTAATGTCCTCTGATGAGTTTAAGCTGCTCCTGAAAGAAAATGCCAAAAGGCACCGCGCGGATGCTGCACCGTCCGAGCCCAGTCCCATGAGCTCCACATGGGAGCTTTTGGTGAGCAGCATGTGTGCTCCCCGGGTGATTGCCGGAATGAAGCGCGAGTTCTTCCGCAGACTGCGACAGGGTACAAGTTCATAG
- the LOC108083767 gene encoding uncharacterized protein: MASGAGSAAGASPTLAKDVAHVHKIKRQERRHGTSPLTAIKKPKQLVRSAHGLNKKLLSQMGFMKVKAPNSHNRKRLAVESRRHASRDDSHMFIIKLPPNMHYYAGPAAKNALTDHPASDKSGDVAGAGGNAPNKMAAAATSATRATSTTSVAEASALKANGKKVSFPFSSNGRPGRIYHWNLPVLKQALAKKPHFAHVSAADRNRLLDIESVPTWRQPWENETAEKGFSAGSGKSKYRKSLKPKSPTYYAPSQAVSKQSFHKYFAGNGKPKGFYVIKEHQSKPQFYQNIIS; the protein is encoded by the exons ATGGCTTCAGGAGCGGGATCGGCGGCGGGAGCATCGCCAACTCTGGCCAAGGATGTGGCACATGTGCACAAGATCAAGAGGCAGGAGAGGCGCCACGGAACGAGTCCTCTGACGGCCATCAAGAAGCCCAAGCAGCTGGTCAGAAGTGCTCACGGCCTGAACAAGAAGCTGCTCAG CCAGATGGGCTTCATGAAGGTGAAGGCGCCCAACAGCCACAACAGGAAGCGCCTGGCGGTTGAGTCACGCCGCCACGCCTCGCGCGATGATTCACACATGTTCATCATCAAATTGCCGCCAAATATGCACTACTATGCAGGACCCGCTGCGAAGAATGCGCTGACGGATCACCCGGCCAGCGACAAGTCGGGTGatgttgctggtgctggtggcaACGCACCCAACAagatggcagcagcagcaacatcggcCACACGAGCAACATCAACCACATCGGTCGCTGAGGCGTCGGCGTTGAAAGCTAACGGGAAAAAG GTCTCGTTTCCCTTCAGCTCCAACGGTCGGCCGGGCCGCATCTACCACTGGAACCTGCCGGTCCTGAAGCAGGCTCTGGCTAAGAAGCCGCACTTTGCCCACGTCTCCGCAGCGGATCGCAACAGGCTGCTGGACATCGAGAGCGTGCCCACCTGGCGCCAGCCCTGGGAGAACGAGACCGCTGAAAAAGGTTTCAGTGCGGGCAGCGGCAAGTCCAAGTACCGCAAATCCCTGAAGCCCAAGTCACCCACATACTACGCTCCCTCGCAGGCGGTCAGTAAGCAGAGTTTCCACAAGTACTTTGCGGGGAACGGCAAGCCAAAGGGCTTCTACGTCATCAAGGAGCATCAGAGCAAGCCGCAGTTCTACCAGAACATCATCTCGTAA
- the LOC108083766 gene encoding uncharacterized protein isoform X2: MRIDLKALLLISTSAASDSVIRMSKRFQVGKASFMVRYELRKGELIIRHIKKARVGSTPASRPKKRQRRQQQKLKTANASVKSSSPISLLQSSIAVNTESVVLVTTASQTSSRECSSIQLDTSDLFPTFSKDQQTTSCEIQSSGSQTEEQVLQSRTTQAKISAKSWATQTRIRNATLGSQTEVCCNNVGVQRNIDDKHETTQTDEVEDELIRPYLQALMLESMTNMSNIISNEVISAVSQVLDVRGLEIKKTTKKQDLPREGALEPLTPLPVDRIGDKLSSEKFITLAGIRGLLSTTTLKSQSTQTEKEEEKVDKNQKMAKVSVEMATQTEKLEKERSRWTLKRI; encoded by the exons ATGCGCATCGATCTGAAGGCCCTGCTGTTGATCTCCACGTCCGCCGCTTCGGACAGCGTGATCCGCATGAGCAAGCGATTTCAGGTGGGGAAAGCCAG TTTCATGGTTCGCTACGAGCTGCGGAAGGGTGAGCTGATCATCCGCCATATAAAGAAGGCCCGAGTTGGCTCCACGCCGGCCAGCCGGCCGAAGAAGCGCCAGCGTCGTCAACAGCAGAAGCTGAAGACTGCGAATGCTAGCGTGAAATCCAGCAGTCCGATCTCGCTGCTTCAAAGCTCCATTGCCGTGAACACCGAGAGTGTTGTTCTGGTGACCACTGCCAGCCAAACGTCAAGTCGGGAGTGCAGCAGCATCCAGCTGGATACTTCGGACCTTTTTCCCACCTTTTCGAAGGATCAGCAGACCACTAGTTGCGAGATTCAGTCTTCCGGCAGCCAGACGGAGGAGCAGGTCCTGCAGAGTCGCACCACCCAGGCGAAGATTTCCGCCAAAAGCTGGGCCACCCAGACCAGGATACGAAACGCCACCCTGGGCTCCCAGACCGAAGTCTGCTGCAACAACGTGGGTGTTCAGAGAAACATAGATGACAAGCACGAGACTACTCAGACCGACGAGGTCGAAGATGAGCTGATCAGGCCCTATCTGCAGGCACTGATGCTCGAGTCCATGACGAACATGAGCAATATCATCAGCAACGAAGTGATTAGTGCCGTCAGCCAGGTGCTTGATGTCAGGGgacttgaaataaaaaaaactacaaagaAGCAGGACCTGCCCAGGGAGGGAGCCCTAGAGCCGCTAACACCTCTGCCAGTCGACCGGATCGGTGACAAATTGTCTTCGGAGAAATTCATAACCTTGGCTGGCATAAGAGGTCTTTTATCAACGACGACTCTCAAGAG CCAGAGCACGCAGAccgagaaggaggaggagaaggtggaCAAGAACCAGAAGATGGCGAAGGTCAGCGTGGAGATGGCCACGCAGACGGAGAAGTTGGAGAAGGAGCGCAGTCGCTGGACCCTAAAGCGCATCTAG
- the LOC108083766 gene encoding uncharacterized protein isoform X1, with the protein MRIDLKALLLISTSAASDSVIRMSKRFQVGKASFMVRYELRKGELIIRHIKKARVGSTPASRPKKRQRRQQQKLKTANASVKSSSPISLLQSSIAVNTESVVLVTTASQTSSRECSSIQLDTSDLFPTFSKDQQTTSCEIQSSGSQTEEQVLQSRTTQAKISAKSWATQTRIRNATLGSQTEVCCNNVGVQRNIDDKHETTQTDEVEDELIRPYLQALMLESMTNMSNIISNEVISAVSQVLDVRGLEIKKTTKKQDLPREGALEPLTPLPVDRIGDKLSSEKFITLAGIRGLLSTTTLKSSQSTQTEKEEEKVDKNQKMAKVSVEMATQTEKLEKERSRWTLKRI; encoded by the exons ATGCGCATCGATCTGAAGGCCCTGCTGTTGATCTCCACGTCCGCCGCTTCGGACAGCGTGATCCGCATGAGCAAGCGATTTCAGGTGGGGAAAGCCAG TTTCATGGTTCGCTACGAGCTGCGGAAGGGTGAGCTGATCATCCGCCATATAAAGAAGGCCCGAGTTGGCTCCACGCCGGCCAGCCGGCCGAAGAAGCGCCAGCGTCGTCAACAGCAGAAGCTGAAGACTGCGAATGCTAGCGTGAAATCCAGCAGTCCGATCTCGCTGCTTCAAAGCTCCATTGCCGTGAACACCGAGAGTGTTGTTCTGGTGACCACTGCCAGCCAAACGTCAAGTCGGGAGTGCAGCAGCATCCAGCTGGATACTTCGGACCTTTTTCCCACCTTTTCGAAGGATCAGCAGACCACTAGTTGCGAGATTCAGTCTTCCGGCAGCCAGACGGAGGAGCAGGTCCTGCAGAGTCGCACCACCCAGGCGAAGATTTCCGCCAAAAGCTGGGCCACCCAGACCAGGATACGAAACGCCACCCTGGGCTCCCAGACCGAAGTCTGCTGCAACAACGTGGGTGTTCAGAGAAACATAGATGACAAGCACGAGACTACTCAGACCGACGAGGTCGAAGATGAGCTGATCAGGCCCTATCTGCAGGCACTGATGCTCGAGTCCATGACGAACATGAGCAATATCATCAGCAACGAAGTGATTAGTGCCGTCAGCCAGGTGCTTGATGTCAGGGgacttgaaataaaaaaaactacaaagaAGCAGGACCTGCCCAGGGAGGGAGCCCTAGAGCCGCTAACACCTCTGCCAGTCGACCGGATCGGTGACAAATTGTCTTCGGAGAAATTCATAACCTTGGCTGGCATAAGAGGTCTTTTATCAACGACGACTCTCAAGAG CAGCCAGAGCACGCAGAccgagaaggaggaggagaaggtggaCAAGAACCAGAAGATGGCGAAGGTCAGCGTGGAGATGGCCACGCAGACGGAGAAGTTGGAGAAGGAGCGCAGTCGCTGGACCCTAAAGCGCATCTAG
- the Sce gene encoding E3 ubiquitin-protein ligase RING1 isoform X1, whose translation MTSLDPAPNKTWELSLYELQRKPQEIITDSTEIAVSPRSLHSELMCPICLDMLKKTMTTKECLHRFCSDCIVTALRSGNKECPTCRKKLVSKRSLRADPNFDLLISKIYPSREEYEAIQEKVMAKFNQTQSQQALVNSINEGIKLQSQNRPQRFRTKGGGGGGNGNGNAGATGGAAGGGTAAGAGATAGGAGGGGGGSAVGRNASNQLHVHDTASNDSNSNTNSIDRDNRDPGHSGTSAASANTTTSNAAPSSSVTSGASTSATRMQVDDASNPPSMRSTPSPVPSNSSSTKPKRAMSVLTSERSEESESDSQMDCRTEGDSNIDTEGEGNGELGINDEIELVFKPHPTEMSADNQLIRALKENCVRYIKTTANATVDHLSKYLAMRLTLDLGADLPEACRLLNFCIYVAPQPQQLVILNGNQTLHQVNDKFWKVNKPMEMYYSWKKT comes from the exons ATGACGTCGCTAGACCCGGCGCCGAACAAGACTTGGGAGCTGTCGCTGTACGAGCTCCAGCGCAAGCCGCAGGAGATAATCACGGACAGCACCGAGATCGCGGTTTCACCGCGGAGCCTCCACAGCGAATTGATGTGTCCTATCTGCCTGGACATGCTAAAGAAGACGATGACGACGAAGGAGTGCCTGCACCGCTTCTGCTCGGACTGCATCGTGACAGCGCTGAGGTCGGGCAACAAGGAGTGCCCAACGTGCCGCAAGAAACTGGTGTCCAAGCGCTCGCTGCGTGCTGACCCAAATTTCGACCTGCTCATCTCGAAGATCTACCCCAGTCGCGAGGAGTACGAGGCCATCCAGGAGAAGGTGATGGCCAAGTTCAACCAGACACAGTCTCAGCAGGCGCTGGTCAACTCCATCAACGAGGGCATCAAGCTGCAGTCCCAGAACAGACCCCAGAGATTCCGCACCAAGggcggcggaggcggcggcaATGGTAATGGTAATGCTGGAGCTACTggtggagctgctggtggggGAACTGCTGCCGGCGCAGGTGCTACTGCTGGCGgcgctggtggtggtggtggtgggtccGCTGTGGGTCGCAATGCCTCTAATCAATTACATGTCCACGATACAGCCTCCAacgacagcaacagcaacaccaacagcatCGACCGCGACAACCGGGATCCGGGACACTCTGGCACTTCGGCGGCATCGGCGAACACAACCACCTCGAATGCGGCGCCCTCGTCGTCGGTCACCTCAGGAGCCAGTACCTCCGCCACTCGGATGCAGGTGGACGATGCCTCCAACCCGCCCTCGATGCGGAGCACACCCTCGCCGGTGCCCTCCAATTCGAGCAGCACTAAGCCGAAGCGCGCCATGTCGGTGCTGACCTCGGAGCGGTCCGAGGAGTCGGAATCAGACTCTCAGATGGACTGCCGCACGGAGGGCGACTCCAATATAGACACCGAGGGCGAGGGCAACGGTGAGCTGGGCATCAATGACGAAATCGAGTTGGTTTTCAAGCCGCATCCCACTGAGATGTCTGCGGATAACCAGCTGATACGGGCCCTCAAGGAGAACTGTGTGCGCTACATCAAAACCACGGCCAATGCCACAGTCGACCATCTCAGCAAGTATCTTGCCATGCGCTTGACCCTCGACTTGGGCGCCGATCTGCCGGAGGCCTGCCGTCTGCTCAACTTTTGCATCTACGTCGCTCCCCAGCCCCAGCAACTGGTCATCCTCAACGGCAATCAGACGCTGCATCAGGTCAACGACAAATTCTGGAAG GTGAACAAGCCCATGGAAATGTATTACTCGTGGAAGAAGACCTAA
- the Sce gene encoding E3 ubiquitin-protein ligase RING1 isoform X3, whose amino-acid sequence MTSLDPAPNKTWELSLYELQRKPQEIITDSTEIAVSPRSLHSELMCPICLDMLKKTMTTKECLHRFCSDCIVTALRSGNKECPTCRKKLVSKRSLRADPNFDLLISKIYPSREEYEAIQEKVMAKFNQTQSQQALVNSINEGIKLQSQNRPQRFRTKGGGGGGNGNASNDSNSNTNSIDRDNRDPGHSGTSAASANTTTSNAAPSSSVTSGASTSATRMQVDDASNPPSMRSTPSPVPSNSSSTKPKRAMSVLTSERSEESESDSQMDCRTEGDSNIDTEGEGNGELGINDEIELVFKPHPTEMSADNQLIRALKENCVRYIKTTANATVDHLSKYLAMRLTLDLGADLPEACRLLNFCIYVAPQPQQLVILNGNQTLHQVNDKFWKVNKPMEMYYSWKKT is encoded by the exons ATGACGTCGCTAGACCCGGCGCCGAACAAGACTTGGGAGCTGTCGCTGTACGAGCTCCAGCGCAAGCCGCAGGAGATAATCACGGACAGCACCGAGATCGCGGTTTCACCGCGGAGCCTCCACAGCGAATTGATGTGTCCTATCTGCCTGGACATGCTAAAGAAGACGATGACGACGAAGGAGTGCCTGCACCGCTTCTGCTCGGACTGCATCGTGACAGCGCTGAGGTCGGGCAACAAGGAGTGCCCAACGTGCCGCAAGAAACTGGTGTCCAAGCGCTCGCTGCGTGCTGACCCAAATTTCGACCTGCTCATCTCGAAGATCTACCCCAGTCGCGAGGAGTACGAGGCCATCCAGGAGAAGGTGATGGCCAAGTTCAACCAGACACAGTCTCAGCAGGCGCTGGTCAACTCCATCAACGAGGGCATCAAGCTGCAGTCCCAGAACAGACCCCAGAGATTCCGCACCAAGggcggcggaggcggcggcaATGGTAATG CCTCCAacgacagcaacagcaacaccaacagcatCGACCGCGACAACCGGGATCCGGGACACTCTGGCACTTCGGCGGCATCGGCGAACACAACCACCTCGAATGCGGCGCCCTCGTCGTCGGTCACCTCAGGAGCCAGTACCTCCGCCACTCGGATGCAGGTGGACGATGCCTCCAACCCGCCCTCGATGCGGAGCACACCCTCGCCGGTGCCCTCCAATTCGAGCAGCACTAAGCCGAAGCGCGCCATGTCGGTGCTGACCTCGGAGCGGTCCGAGGAGTCGGAATCAGACTCTCAGATGGACTGCCGCACGGAGGGCGACTCCAATATAGACACCGAGGGCGAGGGCAACGGTGAGCTGGGCATCAATGACGAAATCGAGTTGGTTTTCAAGCCGCATCCCACTGAGATGTCTGCGGATAACCAGCTGATACGGGCCCTCAAGGAGAACTGTGTGCGCTACATCAAAACCACGGCCAATGCCACAGTCGACCATCTCAGCAAGTATCTTGCCATGCGCTTGACCCTCGACTTGGGCGCCGATCTGCCGGAGGCCTGCCGTCTGCTCAACTTTTGCATCTACGTCGCTCCCCAGCCCCAGCAACTGGTCATCCTCAACGGCAATCAGACGCTGCATCAGGTCAACGACAAATTCTGGAAG GTGAACAAGCCCATGGAAATGTATTACTCGTGGAAGAAGACCTAA
- the Sce gene encoding E3 ubiquitin-protein ligase RING1 isoform X4, which yields MTSLDPAPNKTWELSLYELQRKPQEIITDSTEIAVSPRSLHSELMCPICLDMLKKTMTTKECLHRFCSDCIVTALRSGNKECPTCRKKLVSKRSLRADPNFDLLISKIYPSREEYEAIQEKVMAKFNQTQSQQALVNSINEGIKLQSQNRPQRFRTKGGGGGGNASNDSNSNTNSIDRDNRDPGHSGTSAASANTTTSNAAPSSSVTSGASTSATRMQVDDASNPPSMRSTPSPVPSNSSSTKPKRAMSVLTSERSEESESDSQMDCRTEGDSNIDTEGEGNGELGINDEIELVFKPHPTEMSADNQLIRALKENCVRYIKTTANATVDHLSKYLAMRLTLDLGADLPEACRLLNFCIYVAPQPQQLVILNGNQTLHQVNDKFWKVNKPMEMYYSWKKT from the exons ATGACGTCGCTAGACCCGGCGCCGAACAAGACTTGGGAGCTGTCGCTGTACGAGCTCCAGCGCAAGCCGCAGGAGATAATCACGGACAGCACCGAGATCGCGGTTTCACCGCGGAGCCTCCACAGCGAATTGATGTGTCCTATCTGCCTGGACATGCTAAAGAAGACGATGACGACGAAGGAGTGCCTGCACCGCTTCTGCTCGGACTGCATCGTGACAGCGCTGAGGTCGGGCAACAAGGAGTGCCCAACGTGCCGCAAGAAACTGGTGTCCAAGCGCTCGCTGCGTGCTGACCCAAATTTCGACCTGCTCATCTCGAAGATCTACCCCAGTCGCGAGGAGTACGAGGCCATCCAGGAGAAGGTGATGGCCAAGTTCAACCAGACACAGTCTCAGCAGGCGCTGGTCAACTCCATCAACGAGGGCATCAAGCTGCAGTCCCAGAACAGACCCCAGAGATTCCGCACCAAGggcggcggaggcggcggcaATG CCTCCAacgacagcaacagcaacaccaacagcatCGACCGCGACAACCGGGATCCGGGACACTCTGGCACTTCGGCGGCATCGGCGAACACAACCACCTCGAATGCGGCGCCCTCGTCGTCGGTCACCTCAGGAGCCAGTACCTCCGCCACTCGGATGCAGGTGGACGATGCCTCCAACCCGCCCTCGATGCGGAGCACACCCTCGCCGGTGCCCTCCAATTCGAGCAGCACTAAGCCGAAGCGCGCCATGTCGGTGCTGACCTCGGAGCGGTCCGAGGAGTCGGAATCAGACTCTCAGATGGACTGCCGCACGGAGGGCGACTCCAATATAGACACCGAGGGCGAGGGCAACGGTGAGCTGGGCATCAATGACGAAATCGAGTTGGTTTTCAAGCCGCATCCCACTGAGATGTCTGCGGATAACCAGCTGATACGGGCCCTCAAGGAGAACTGTGTGCGCTACATCAAAACCACGGCCAATGCCACAGTCGACCATCTCAGCAAGTATCTTGCCATGCGCTTGACCCTCGACTTGGGCGCCGATCTGCCGGAGGCCTGCCGTCTGCTCAACTTTTGCATCTACGTCGCTCCCCAGCCCCAGCAACTGGTCATCCTCAACGGCAATCAGACGCTGCATCAGGTCAACGACAAATTCTGGAAG GTGAACAAGCCCATGGAAATGTATTACTCGTGGAAGAAGACCTAA
- the Sce gene encoding E3 ubiquitin-protein ligase RING1 isoform X2 — translation MTSLDPAPNKTWELSLYELQRKPQEIITDSTEIAVSPRSLHSELMCPICLDMLKKTMTTKECLHRFCSDCIVTALRSGNKECPTCRKKLVSKRSLRADPNFDLLISKIYPSREEYEAIQEKVMAKFNQTQSQQALVNSINEGIKLQSQNRPQRFRTKGGGGGGNGNGNAGATGGAAGGGTAAGAGATAGGAGGGGASNDSNSNTNSIDRDNRDPGHSGTSAASANTTTSNAAPSSSVTSGASTSATRMQVDDASNPPSMRSTPSPVPSNSSSTKPKRAMSVLTSERSEESESDSQMDCRTEGDSNIDTEGEGNGELGINDEIELVFKPHPTEMSADNQLIRALKENCVRYIKTTANATVDHLSKYLAMRLTLDLGADLPEACRLLNFCIYVAPQPQQLVILNGNQTLHQVNDKFWKVNKPMEMYYSWKKT, via the exons ATGACGTCGCTAGACCCGGCGCCGAACAAGACTTGGGAGCTGTCGCTGTACGAGCTCCAGCGCAAGCCGCAGGAGATAATCACGGACAGCACCGAGATCGCGGTTTCACCGCGGAGCCTCCACAGCGAATTGATGTGTCCTATCTGCCTGGACATGCTAAAGAAGACGATGACGACGAAGGAGTGCCTGCACCGCTTCTGCTCGGACTGCATCGTGACAGCGCTGAGGTCGGGCAACAAGGAGTGCCCAACGTGCCGCAAGAAACTGGTGTCCAAGCGCTCGCTGCGTGCTGACCCAAATTTCGACCTGCTCATCTCGAAGATCTACCCCAGTCGCGAGGAGTACGAGGCCATCCAGGAGAAGGTGATGGCCAAGTTCAACCAGACACAGTCTCAGCAGGCGCTGGTCAACTCCATCAACGAGGGCATCAAGCTGCAGTCCCAGAACAGACCCCAGAGATTCCGCACCAAGggcggcggaggcggcggcaATGGTAATGGTAATGCTGGAGCTACTggtggagctgctggtggggGAACTGCTGCCGGCGCAGGTGCTACTGCTGGCGgcgctggtggtggtggtg CCTCCAacgacagcaacagcaacaccaacagcatCGACCGCGACAACCGGGATCCGGGACACTCTGGCACTTCGGCGGCATCGGCGAACACAACCACCTCGAATGCGGCGCCCTCGTCGTCGGTCACCTCAGGAGCCAGTACCTCCGCCACTCGGATGCAGGTGGACGATGCCTCCAACCCGCCCTCGATGCGGAGCACACCCTCGCCGGTGCCCTCCAATTCGAGCAGCACTAAGCCGAAGCGCGCCATGTCGGTGCTGACCTCGGAGCGGTCCGAGGAGTCGGAATCAGACTCTCAGATGGACTGCCGCACGGAGGGCGACTCCAATATAGACACCGAGGGCGAGGGCAACGGTGAGCTGGGCATCAATGACGAAATCGAGTTGGTTTTCAAGCCGCATCCCACTGAGATGTCTGCGGATAACCAGCTGATACGGGCCCTCAAGGAGAACTGTGTGCGCTACATCAAAACCACGGCCAATGCCACAGTCGACCATCTCAGCAAGTATCTTGCCATGCGCTTGACCCTCGACTTGGGCGCCGATCTGCCGGAGGCCTGCCGTCTGCTCAACTTTTGCATCTACGTCGCTCCCCAGCCCCAGCAACTGGTCATCCTCAACGGCAATCAGACGCTGCATCAGGTCAACGACAAATTCTGGAAG GTGAACAAGCCCATGGAAATGTATTACTCGTGGAAGAAGACCTAA